Part of the Rhipicephalus sanguineus isolate Rsan-2018 chromosome 5, BIME_Rsan_1.4, whole genome shotgun sequence genome is shown below.
TTTCCCTGTCATGTGGCAAGTGTTATATCGGTCAAACTAGTCGCTGTTTGAATAACTGATTAATGGACCACAGAATCTAGTCGAAAGGGCAGCCATCTTCTAACCCCTGCATACATTGTAAAGATTGTGTCATCCTTTACCAAATGAAACTAAAGTGTTGTCAAGGCTCAAATATAAGACTGCACGATAGACTGTTAGGCTTTCCTTATTCATAAGTGCGGTAACGTGTGTGGCAAGGCCGTCGGTGCGCTTACATAAACTTGAAATCCATTACCTAACCGTCAACTTTCAATGTTAACCACGTGTCTTTGCACTATATGCACGTGTTTCCAACATTAAATTTACAGTTCTTCACAAGTGTACAGGTCTGTGCTTgtctcgtgttttttttctttcaggtcCCTAGTTTCTTGCACGAAATGCCCTTCTCAATGAATTACCAGCTCACTCAACACTCTGTTCTCCTGTGTAAATGTAAGGATGAGTTACAATATGTTGATGGTGAAATAGCAGTCATGCAAAGAAGACATGGAGGGGTTCTCTTTCTGGCCCAGATGAGCTTAACTGCTGCATTAACATGTTTAAATACCACACATCTCATTTGACATGCAAAACAGTCGAACTTTGAAGTTACGCCTAGGAGCATTGCAAAAACGTGGGAAGCTGCACTGTTCGTAAGTTCACGATGGCATACAACTATTTTAAATAATCGCCCTGTGATACGGAAACACTTCCTGTTCAACAATTCTGATGATCAGGCAAATGCATACATACGACATCGCAGAGAGCTCTTTATTTTACATGGTAAAATACACGCATTCACAAGGGGCACTTTTCAAGATCCTCAGCAGCTGCAGTTATTATAGACACGTTGGCAAACACAGTCAGAACACGAAGTCTAGACGGGTCTAAAACGTCTAGATGCTTTCATAAGGGAGATTTTTCGCTTATCCTCTTCAAACTTCTTCCGAAGCTGGGCAATCCTTTCCATCTTAGATTCTCGAATCTGGAAGGAGTAAAAGTTGACGAGTTCCTTTTGGGAGCGCTTCTTCTTTTCGGCGCTGGAAATCTTCTGGCTGACGGCGTCGGTACGCGGTATGACCGGCCGCTTGCCGTACTTAGTGACGGTGATCCAGCCGTCTTCGTCGGGAACGCCGTCCATGGCTTTGGCTCGCTGCTTTTCTTCTTCCAAACGCGCGTCGTAGTCCGCCATGTAGGTGTCCACTTCCTTCTGAACTTTCTCGGCGTCCACGAACGTCGACTTGTACTGGGCGCACCACTTGGCCACACCGATAACGTCGTTGCAGTCTTCGTGGAAAAGCACACGTGGTTCCGACAGTGACAAGGCTAGAGCACGCCTCACGGACGCTTCCTTGTGGAACACCACGTAGGCGACTTTGAAGCCCGTCACTGGAGccacgctgggaaagaacgaagACGTGTTTTCCGCGGGCTTGCCCGAAGACGGAGACTTCTGAAGCCACACTTTGGCCACCTTGCCGCAGTCGCCGAAAACGCGCTTCAAGCTGTCCTCGTCGCAGTACGGGGGCACGTTGACGACAAACAGCGTCCTCCCCGACGGCTTGTGTTCGCTCTTTTCGCGGACACTGTGTTCTTTGAACAGCATAACGTGAGACGAACGGCTTTCGCCCGAAAATTTCACTGGCATCTTGACAAACGCGTCTTTGCTGGGGGCGGCCATGTTGCCCAATGCGTTGCAGTGAGCGCGCACATACGTATCTACACGGTACAAAATTTCCGTTATCAGCAAAAAGCTAAGCGTGTATGAACAACATATGCGCTCAGAATGTTAGGCTATGTTTATTAAAACGCGTTTCTAAGCAGCAGTCTTGTGCACTCACAACAATTTGCTTGGAAGCAGTGGCTGAATTGATGTGCCTGTTTGTAAACAACGTTGCGCGCGTCTCAGAGTCGCACGTGCAACGCGGGAACTCGCGTCTATTTTGTCATGCCGGTTTTAAAGATACAGCATATCGTCTCGTTCAGCAGCGAGGACAAGGTATTGGGTTGTTAACTGCGTAGCGAACGTTACTCCTCTGAAGAATGTTAACGAAGTTTAGCTTCCTATTATTAGGTACTTACGCCAGCGCCGGAAACGAAGTTACTCACGGCTACGCATGATTTTTCTCGGCA
Proteins encoded:
- the LOC119394027 gene encoding ribosomal RNA-processing protein 7 homolog A → MAAPSKDAFVKMPVKFSGESRSSHVMLFKEHSVREKSEHKPSGRTLFVVNVPPYCDEDSLKRVFGDCGKVAKVWLQKSPSSGKPAENTSSFFPSVAPVTGFKVAYVVFHKEASVRRALALSLSEPRVLFHEDCNDVIGVAKWCAQYKSTFVDAEKVQKEVDTYMADYDARLEEEKQRAKAMDGVPDEDGWITVTKYGKRPVIPRTDAVSQKISSAEKKKRSQKELVNFYSFQIRESKMERIAQLRKKFEEDKRKISLMKASRRFRPV